The genomic region GGTGGACTGATTCGGAGCGCACAGaccgagggggtgggggtggggggggggggggctgccggCGAACCATGAGAGAGTATAAAGTGGTGGTTCTGGGCAGCGGAGGAGTGGGCAAGTCCGCCTTGACCGTGCAGTTCGTGACGGGCTCTTTCATCGAGAAGTACGACCCGACCATCGAGGACTTCTACAGGAAGGAGATCGAGGTGGACTCGTCGCCCTCGGTGCTGGAGATCCTGGACACGGCCGGCACCGAGCAGTTCGCCTCCATGCGCGACCTGTACATCAAGAACGGCCAGGGCTTCATCCTGGTCTACAGCCTGGTCAACCAGCAGAGCTTCCAGGACATCCGACCCATGCGCGACCAGATCATCCGGGTGAAGCGCTACGAGAGGGTCCCCCTGCTCCTGGTGGGCAACAAGGTGGACCTGGAAGGCGAGAGGGAGGTGACTTTTGGCGAAGGCAAAGCCCTGGCCGATGAGTGGAACTGCCCGTTTCTGGAGACCTCGGCCAAGAATAAAATCTCAGTGGACGACTTGTTCGCGGAGATCGTCCGACAGATGAACTATGTCGCGCAGCCGAACGGAGACGATCATTGCTGCTCCTCGTGTGTGGTGCTGTGACACATTTCTCTCCAAATCGATATTGGACACTAGAAAACGAAGGTAAGACGCGGCCCTCCCCTCGCTTTCCCTTCGTTCTGGGCTTTGACTGAAGGTGATTTCGCTCTCCCAAtgttgagggggatggggggggggattccacctctctccctcccacctctcGTACTCCACCACTTCCAGGGAGGCAAGTTTGAGCtggcactctctccccccccgccccccaccagaTTTTCAAACAGAGACACATCCCCAGCCTCCCCTCTCCCAATGTTATATCTGTCTCCCTCCCAGCCtcctgttctttctctctctctctccccccagtttttaaaacagaaacacATCCCCAGCCTCCCCTCTCCCAATGTTATATCTGTCTCCCTCCCAGCCtcctgttctttctctctctctctccccccagtttttaaaacagaaacacATCCCCAGCCTCCCCTCTCCCAATGTTATATCTGTCTCCCTCCCAGCCtcctgttctttctctctctctctccccccagtttttaaaacagaaacacATCCCCAGCCTCCCCTCTCCCAATGTTATATCTGTCTCCCTCCCAGcctcctgttctccctctctccccagtttttaaaacagaaacacATCCCCAGCCTCCCCTCTCCCAATGTTATATCTGCCTCCCAGCCtcctgttctttctctctctctctccccagtttttaaaacagaaacacATCCCCAGCCTCCCCTCTCCCAATGTTATATCTCCCTCCCAGCCtcctgttctttctctctctctctccccccagtttttaaaacagaaacacATCCCCAGCCTCCCCTCTCCCAATGTTATATCTGTCTCCCAGCCtcctgttctttctctctctctctccccccagtttttaaaacagaaacacATCCCCAGCCTCCCCTCTCCCAATGTTATATCTGTCTCCCTCCCAGcctcctgttctctctctctccccagtttttaaaacagaaacacATCCCCAGCCTCCCCTCTCCCAATGTTATATCTGTCTCCCTCCCAGcctcctgttctccctctctccccagtttttaaaacagaaacacATCCCCAGCCTCCCCTCTCCCAATGTTATATCTGCCTCCCTCCCAGcctcctgttctctctctctccccagtttttaaaacagaaacacATCCCCAGCCTCCCCTCTCCCAATGTTATATCTGTCTCCCTCCCAGcctcctgttctctctctctccccagttttTCAAACAGAAACACATCCCCAGCCTCCcctctcaactctctctctctcttaaaatgGTGGGGCTGCTCTCTGTTCATGTGTTGTCATCTGCCAGTGTCttaattcctctctctctctccctcccccccccttccttgtTCTGTGCATCTCCGTATGTAACGTGCAGCCTGGGTGCGAGTGGATTGGATTTCTCTTCCAAATCCACCGTGGAAGGAGGGAGATTTTCATATATAAAAGATTTCTTGCACAATGTTCACTTTGCACAGACTTCATTTCACTGCAGGTTTTGTGTCGAGTTTCTGGGTTTCATTGCGTTATTTTGACCCTCCCCTTCTGCAGGCACAGAATTTCTATGCAAAGTTGGAACTGTGGATGTCAGGAAGGCCTGAACAAAGTGGGACCCAGCTAACTTGGAGACTGTATAACAGAAGCCAGCGAGTACGGATAAGAACTCCAATCACAGCTCTACTGTTCTGTTCGTGGGAgagaagaaaagtacatttttttttgttgttgttgaacTGCTGTATGTCCTATTTTTGGGGGTTTGGCTCCCCAACCACGACCTCGTGTCCCCACCCTAGggagaaggtggggtgggggggtggtgggagacagagcaaatatatatttaacagagtgttctggggggtgggagggaggggtgggtggaaAGCATCTGtggtatttttttctaaactatGAGCTGTGAATGAAACAATCATAGACCATGTACAAACAAGGGGCAGGGGTGTGAATGgggttttattgtgtgtgtgtgagggtggggggagtgggtgggaagggagaactaTATGGCAACAAGGCCAGAAGATTCAGGCAATCGATGACTGACTTCTGTGCTGTCCTCTGTGAACCCATCGATGACAGACCCAACAAACCCCCTTGTGTCGAGTGCCTTTCAGACTCTGGTGTCAATGTTGTATGTGCCAATATGTGAAAACCTCcacactaataataaaaaaaagtactTAAATTTTACTTCGAGTATTCCCACACAGAGCATGGCAATATTCAGTCAACCTCTCCTTGGCCAAATCCATAGACCTTTTGTCTTTCAAGTCTcgcttttgcctgcatttggggTCGTTTGAGAAGTCATCTTGTTTCCAAAGGAGCTGACTGCCCTCAGTTTGCTATCCCGTGTACTAATCTAATTCTCCCTGGTGATGGCTAGgactgggaaggggggggggggtgggcaaggGAGAGGGAAGGTAGGGAGGATGACACGCTGGAATTTTACTCTGGCGCATCAAGGAATTCTAATGTCCTGTGTATGTTGCAAAACCAGACATGCATTTAACAGCTGTCTGTCTGTTCCAagacttttaatacaaaatgcatttttatataaaaaaaacaaacaaaatgatatTATGCTTTCAGTGTTTTATTACACTTCATGGTCTATCAAATATTATAACTTAAAGATCTTTGTCCTTGTTTCAGTCTGAATGTGTATGGTATTTTGTCGATATTGTTTGCTTCATTATAACTTGCTGAATTTGATCTAAGTGCTCTTTGATCTGGGCACattg from Narcine bancroftii isolate sNarBan1 chromosome 9, sNarBan1.hap1, whole genome shotgun sequence harbors:
- the LOC138742719 gene encoding ras-related protein Rap-2b is translated as MREYKVVVLGSGGVGKSALTVQFVTGSFIEKYDPTIEDFYRKEIEVDSSPSVLEILDTAGTEQFASMRDLYIKNGQGFILVYSLVNQQSFQDIRPMRDQIIRVKRYERVPLLLVGNKVDLEGEREVTFGEGKALADEWNCPFLETSAKNKISVDDLFAEIVRQMNYVAQPNGDDHCCSSCVVL